Proteins from one Setaria italica strain Yugu1 chromosome V, Setaria_italica_v2.0, whole genome shotgun sequence genomic window:
- the LOC101775696 gene encoding 16.9 kDa class I heat shock protein 1, with amino-acid sequence MSLVRRSNVFDPFSMDLWDPFDNMFRSIVPSAGSDSDTAAFANARIDWKETPEAHVFKADLPGVKKEEVKVEVEDGNVLVISGQRSKEKEDKNDRWHRVERSSGQFMRRFRLPEDAKTEQVKAGLENGVLTVTVPKAEGKKPEVKSIQISG; translated from the coding sequence ATGTCGCTGGTGAGGCGCAGCAACGTGTTCGACCCCTTCTCCATGGACCTCTGGGACCCCTTCGACAACATGTTCCGCTCCATCGTCCCGTCGGCAGGCTCCGACTCCGacaccgccgccttcgccaacgCCCGCATCGACTGGAAGGAGACCCCCGAGGCGCACGTGTTCAAGGCCGACCTCCCCGGCGTCAAGAAGGAGGAGGTCAAGGTCGAGGTGGAGGACGGCAACGTGCTGGTGATCAGCGGCCAGCGCAGCAAGGAGAAGGAGGACAAGAACGACAGGTGGCACCGCGTCGAGCGCAGCAGCGGCCAGTTCATGAGGCGCTTCCGCCTGCCGGAGGACGCCAAGACGGAGCAGGTGAAAGCCGGGCTGGAGAACGGCGTGCTCACGGTCACCGTGCCCAAGGCCGAGGGGAAGAAGCCCGAGGTGAAGAGCATCCAGATCTCCGGCTGA